A single window of Onychomys torridus chromosome 8, mOncTor1.1, whole genome shotgun sequence DNA harbors:
- the Borcs6 gene encoding BLOC-1-related complex subunit 6 has translation MEAGRGRLGPEPELSVAADPQAAVSSDEPVGTPSKPPSVLRGPGEEEAENVGVASRHPRASPKTSSGSIVHRPELDAWEEQPGLRATRSGPGGLRGPAGCEHAPPPSSGHREPEPSENQPSAPSVCRRGSAGGVEMNVEPPLQESEEPNEDEAAAGRAGRSFPSRLQDSRSLDGLSGACGGGGAPASGEAGAGGGRRATISSPLELEGTVSRHGDLTHFVANNLQLKIRLSGAPPPLPPASVRPCLTPAPTPTIPPIDPDVLRDLERLSRDLGGRVDRLLRGLGGAVQELTALSVGCIQTYRDAVDSLGEAVDMSIKGMYTLLARCEELERALQPVQGLARQVRDIRRTLEVLEALCK, from the coding sequence ATGGAGGCCGGCCGGGGGCGGCTCGGGCCGGAACCGGAGCTTTCGGTGGCTGCCGACCCTCAGGCCGCGGTTTCCAGCGACGAGCCGGTCGGAACGCCCTCGAAGCCGCCCTCCGTCTTGCGGGGTCCCGGGGAGGAAGAGGCTGAGAACGTTGGGGTCGCGAGCCGTCACCCGCGAGCGTCCCCGAAGACGTCGAGCGGCAGCATCGTGCACCGGCCGGAGCTGGACGCTTGGGAGGAGCAGCCGGGGCTCCGGGCGACGCGGTCAGGGCCCGGGGGTCTCCGGGGGCCCGCAGGTTGCGAGCACGCCCCGCCCCCGTCCTCCGGCCACCGGGAGCCGGAGCCCAGCGAGAACCAGCCTTCCGCCCCGAGCGTCTGCCGTCGGGGGAGCGCGGGAGGCGTCGAGATGAACGTGGAGCCGCCGCTGCAGGAGAGTGAAGAGCCCAACGAAGACGAGGCGGCGGCGGGTAGGGCTGGCCGCTCGTTCCCCAGCCGCCTCCAGGACAGCCGCAGCCTGGACGGGCTGAGTGGGGCGTGCGGCGGAGGGGGAGCCCCAGCCAGTGGCGAGGCCGGCGCGGGCGGAGGGCGTCGCGCCaccatctccagccccttagaGCTGGAGGGCACGGTGAGCCGCCACGGCGACCTCACCCACTTTGTCGCCAACAACCTGCAACTCAAGATCCGATTGAGTGGCGCCCCGCCGCCCCTTCCCCCCGCCTCCGTGCGGCCCTGCCTGACGCCCGCACCCACTCCCACTATCCCTCCCATCGACCCCGACGTGCTGCGGGATCTGGAGCGGCTGAGTCGCGACCTGGGCGGCCGGGTGGACCGTCTGCTTCGCGGGCTGGGGGGTGCGGTGCAGGAGCTGACAGCCTTGAGCGTGGGCTGTATCCAGACCTACCGCGACGCGGTGGATTCCTTAGGCGAAGCGGTGGACATGAGCATCAAGGGCATGTACACCTTGCTCGCGCGCTGCGAGGAGCTGGAACGGGCTCTGCAACCGGTTCAGGGGCTGGCACGCCAAGTCCGAGATATCCGACGCACTCTGGAGGTGTTGGAGGCCCTATGCAAGTGA